The region AATCAGGAGACCCATCGTGATCGGAATGCGAATCGCCACCGGCTTCCTGGCCGTCGGCACGCTGACGGCGGCCACGGCCTGCTCGACCTCGGACCAGCCCATCCACGCCACGGGCACGACCGCGGCCATGGCATCGCCTGCGGCCATGGCATCGACACGTCCCACCGAAACCCTCAAGCCGCTGCTCCAGCAGGCCCTTCCGAATGTGAAGGGCAAGACGTTCACCTCGGCGATCGTGGACTTCCCGCCTAACGCAAGCGCGATGCCGCACCGGCACGGCCAGGCGTTCGTCTACGCCTACGTCCTCGAAGGCACCGTGCGCAGCCAGCTCGAAGGCAAGCCCGCGACTACCTACCACCAAGGCGAGAACTGGGTCGAGCAGCCGGGCGCCCACCACCTCCTCACCGAGAACACCAGCCGGACCAAACGGGCCAAGCTCCTGGTCGTCTTCGTCTCCAACACCGGAGACAAGCTCAAGATCGACGATCCGAAGTCGTAGCCCCCGGGGCATGCGCGGGGCGGCATCACCCTGTACCACCCCGCCAAAGCACGCCCACTCTCCACCAACGTGCCCAAAGCGCGGCTTATACCACACGAAGGAATCATAGGAACAATTACCGACCCCCAGCGCGTCCACATCGGCGAGCAGCCCCGGCCGCCTACAAGAGCCTCATCGCCCTGTCCTCGGAGGTGGGAGAGACCACCACCGCCGCGGGCCTCGACCCGCTCCTGGTCGAGCTGCTGAGGATCCGCACCTCCCAGATCAACGGCTGCGTCTTCTGCCTGCGCATGCACACCGGCGACGCCCTCAAGAAGGGCGAGAGCCGACCGGATCGCCGGGCAAGCGGCAGTCGGTCCGAGGGGCGCTGCTGCGGTCTCGGCATCCGCTCCGGCGGCCTGCCGCAGTACCTGCAGTGGTTCTGAAGTGATCAACCACTATAAACGCCTTGGCAGAGATCTAGGTCCTCGTACCCGGCAGCGGCCACAGACGCCAGTCGAACAGCAAGTGAAAGACTCCCTGATGGAATACCAGCACACTCGCCCCCTTCATAACCGCGTCGTCATCGTCACCGGAGCCGGTACCGGGATCGGCCGGGCAACGGCGGTCGCGATGGCCGAGGCGGGGGCGCACGTCCTCGGTGTCGGCCGACGCCAGGTGGCCCTGGACGAGACTGCCGCCATGCACCCAGGCATCGCGACTCTCGCTACTGACATTCGCTTGGAGCATGCCCCTGAGCTGATCATCAGTACGGCGATCGACCGATGGAAGCAGCTTGACGTGGTGGTGAACAACGCTGGCGCGACTGCACGTGTCTCGTTCGACGAGGTGACACGCTCGCGCATCACCGACCTGTTCGACCTCAACGTCATTGCCCCTACCATGCTCGCCCAGGCAGCGTTGCCTCACCTGCGCCGCAGCAAGGGCTCGATCATCAACGTCTCCAGCACCTACGGCCATCGCCCCCACCCGGGCGGTGCCCACTACGGGGCGACCAAGGCCGCCCTGGAACAGCTGACGCGTACCTGGGCGGTCGAGCTGGCCAAGGACGGGATCAGAGTCAATGCCATTGCCCCCGGTCCGACCGAGAGCGAGGCTCTGTCCGTCAGCGGGCTCACGGAGGAGGAAGTGATGGCGGTCAAGAAAGAGCAGGCATCCCGGATCCCTCTGGGAAGGAGGGGACACCCGAAGGAAGTAGCGACCTGGCTCGTCCGCTTCGCAGATCCCACCGCGACGTGGCTGACGGGCCAGATTCTCACAATCGACGGAGGCCTCGAACTCATATGAATACGCTCTTTCGGTGGTCCACCGGGCATCAGGCCTCAACAGATATGGGAAAGCTGCGGCGATCTCGTCCACCTCGCCCGTGAGTGACAGCGTGTGTGCTGGTACGGCCCAGACGGTCGTGTGGCTGACCAGGTTGCCCTCACCGTCCCAGGACCACTCCTCACAGGTGCCGTCGGGCAGTTCCCACCAGGCGGGCTCGCCCTCGACCGTCCAGCCCTGCCGAAGAGTCCCGCCCAGGGCATCGGTGGCCTCGGTGATGCGGCCGAAGGCGTCCCGTACGAAGATCACACGGACACCGTCCGGTGCCGTGAGGGAAACCGGCAGACCGACGGATTTCGTCCCTGTCCCCGTGGCTCCTCCGGCAGCGTCGC is a window of Streptomyces sp. NBC_00271 DNA encoding:
- a CDS encoding cupin domain-containing protein, with amino-acid sequence MRIATGFLAVGTLTAATACSTSDQPIHATGTTAAMASPAAMASTRPTETLKPLLQQALPNVKGKTFTSAIVDFPPNASAMPHRHGQAFVYAYVLEGTVRSQLEGKPATTYHQGENWVEQPGAHHLLTENTSRTKRAKLLVVFVSNTGDKLKIDDPKS
- a CDS encoding carboxymuconolactone decarboxylase family protein, which codes for MGETTTAAGLDPLLVELLRIRTSQINGCVFCLRMHTGDALKKGESRPDRRASGSRSEGRCCGLGIRSGGLPQYLQWF
- a CDS encoding SDR family NAD(P)-dependent oxidoreductase encodes the protein MEYQHTRPLHNRVVIVTGAGTGIGRATAVAMAEAGAHVLGVGRRQVALDETAAMHPGIATLATDIRLEHAPELIISTAIDRWKQLDVVVNNAGATARVSFDEVTRSRITDLFDLNVIAPTMLAQAALPHLRRSKGSIINVSSTYGHRPHPGGAHYGATKAALEQLTRTWAVELAKDGIRVNAIAPGPTESEALSVSGLTEEEVMAVKKEQASRIPLGRRGHPKEVATWLVRFADPTATWLTGQILTIDGGLELI